A genomic window from Flavobacterium sp. I3-2 includes:
- a CDS encoding heavy-metal-associated domain-containing protein: MKNLELSIPDMQSAHCQSRVNGAIKDINGVTIEKLEAGKLAVSIENDSVKQELVQAIEKAGYKVDGGDSEKTSSCSCCV, encoded by the coding sequence ATGAAAAATTTGGAATTAAGCATACCAGACATGCAAAGTGCTCACTGCCAATCAAGAGTAAATGGAGCAATCAAAGATATTAATGGCGTTACTATTGAAAAATTAGAAGCAGGGAAACTTGCTGTTTCAATAGAGAATGATAGTGTGAAACAAGAGTTGGTCCAGGCTATTGAGAAAGCTGGCTACAAAGTAGATGGCGGAGATAGCGAAAAAACGTCAAGCTGCTCTTGCTGCGTGTAA
- a CDS encoding helix-turn-helix domain-containing protein: MLHQLKLGDCSDVITKVHRVADQIIQTQLDTGSSAPFAIQITSELNTDYQELNNLFLLKCDVSLEIIFTKRIIEKVKELLVYTEQTITQIAKSLGYKKASELTEQLKTYTGLTSAHFKQIRKNKLAIIRRQQEK, from the coding sequence ATGTTACATCAATTAAAATTAGGTGACTGTTCGGATGTAATAACGAAAGTACACCGGGTAGCAGATCAGATTATTCAGACCCAATTGGATACAGGTTCATCTGCTCCGTTTGCGATTCAGATAACAAGCGAACTCAATACGGATTATCAAGAACTGAACAATCTGTTTCTTTTAAAATGTGATGTCAGCCTTGAAATTATATTTACAAAGCGAATAATTGAAAAGGTAAAAGAATTGCTGGTATATACCGAGCAAACTATCACGCAAATTGCAAAATCGTTAGGTTATAAAAAAGCTTCGGAGCTTACCGAGCAATTAAAGACCTATACAGGATTAACGTCTGCCCATTTCAAACAGATAAGAAAAAACAAGCTGGCAATTATCAGAAGACAGCAAGAAAAATAA
- a CDS encoding TetR/AcrR family transcriptional regulator, which yields MNLKARSDSVQNKVKIVKTALNLFMEKGIDIPLTEIAKESDVSRMTFYRHFPDREALVSAVFHYNLDQLDLYAKALQENKNGFYLLLKKVLIQRVEYHNFLPYINRQEQTLTSSRLFEIFEKPIQLAKNSNLLRDDFCCEKDLLILISMVGGAVAYVQMSGQSAIERTLELLMNGIKVVTKE from the coding sequence ATGAATTTGAAAGCTAGATCCGATTCTGTTCAAAATAAAGTAAAAATTGTAAAAACTGCTTTGAATCTATTCATGGAGAAAGGAATAGATATTCCATTGACTGAAATTGCCAAAGAATCTGATGTTTCCAGAATGACTTTTTATCGTCATTTTCCGGATCGGGAAGCTCTTGTGTCGGCAGTATTTCATTACAATCTAGATCAACTTGATTTATACGCTAAAGCATTGCAAGAAAACAAAAATGGATTCTATCTGTTGTTAAAAAAGGTATTGATACAACGGGTGGAATATCATAACTTTTTACCTTATATCAACAGACAGGAACAAACCTTGACTTCTTCCAGATTGTTTGAGATTTTCGAAAAACCAATTCAACTCGCAAAAAATAGCAACTTATTACGAGATGACTTTTGTTGTGAAAAAGATTTACTGATATTAATATCAATGGTAGGTGGCGCAGTTGCATATGTTCAGATGTCTGGTCAATCTGCCATTGAGCGAACATTAGAATTGCTTATGAACGGAATTAAAGTAGTTACAAAAGAGTAA
- a CDS encoding four-helix bundle copper-binding protein gives MEICNACAEECEKHVAMGMEHCRECAEACRKCAQACEEMMAA, from the coding sequence ATGGAAATTTGCAACGCTTGTGCTGAAGAATGTGAAAAACATGTTGCTATGGGAATGGAGCATTGTAGAGAATGTGCCGAAGCTTGTAGAAAATGTGCTCAAGCTTGTGAAGAAATGATGGCAGCATAA
- a CDS encoding heavy metal translocating P-type ATPase, whose product MATNKEIIYIPLEDVESEHCALIVEKGLAQVKGVESQKVEINNRRAAITVKEEEVVADAVNAIRDLGYGVPTVKASFPVLGMTCASCAGSAESVVRYVPGVVNSSVNFATGNLSVEYFPNMTDANAIRKAVQAGGYDLLIEDESKQQETLEAIHEKKFKQLKNKTTWAIILSLPVVVIGMFFMDMPYANEIMLVFSTPVVLWIGRDFFINAWKQTKNKSANMDTLVALSTGIAYLFSVFNMVFMDFWMARGIHPHVYFEAAAVIIAFILLGKLLEEKAKGNTSTAIKKLMGLQPKTVIVIQKDGTEKQTAIEDVNAGDIILVKPGEKIAVDGMVISGNSYVDESMLSGEPVPVLKKEKEKVFAGTINQKGSFQFEAVKVGKETMLAQIIRMVQDAQGSKAPVQKLVDKIAGIFVPVVIGIAILTFVLWLILGGDNGVVQGLLAAVTVLVIACPCALGLATPTAIMVGVGKGAEKGILIKDAESLELAKKVQAIILDKTGTITEGKPEVTGITWLNNDDTTKNILLSIEKQSEHPLAEAVVKNLEGTSTVSLSGFDSITGKGAKADYNNETYYVGNKKLLFENNISIPTQLQSQADEWGKESKTVIWFANSKEALSVVAISDKIKETSVAAIKELQGMGIDLYMLTGDNEATAKAIAEQTGIGHYKAEVLPHQKAEFVKELQAQGKVVAMVGDGINDSTALATADVSIAMGKGSDIAMDVAKMTIISSDLTKIPQAIRLSKQTVATIKQNLFWAFIYNLIGIPIAAGILYPINGFLLNPMIAGAAMALSSVSVVSNSLRLKWKK is encoded by the coding sequence ATGGCAACAAATAAAGAAATAATTTACATACCTCTAGAGGATGTAGAAAGCGAACACTGTGCATTGATAGTCGAAAAAGGACTAGCGCAAGTAAAAGGCGTTGAAAGTCAAAAAGTTGAAATCAATAATCGCAGAGCTGCTATTACGGTTAAGGAAGAAGAAGTAGTCGCTGATGCTGTAAATGCCATAAGAGATTTAGGTTATGGTGTACCAACAGTAAAAGCTAGTTTTCCGGTTTTGGGAATGACTTGTGCTTCATGTGCAGGTAGTGCAGAAAGTGTGGTGCGTTATGTACCTGGTGTTGTTAATTCTTCTGTAAACTTTGCTACTGGAAATCTTTCTGTTGAATATTTTCCAAATATGACAGATGCCAATGCTATTCGAAAAGCTGTTCAAGCTGGAGGCTATGACTTGTTGATTGAAGATGAATCTAAACAACAAGAAACATTAGAAGCCATCCACGAAAAGAAATTCAAACAGTTAAAAAATAAAACCACTTGGGCGATCATTCTATCATTACCTGTAGTTGTTATAGGAATGTTCTTTATGGATATGCCTTATGCCAATGAAATTATGTTGGTATTTTCTACTCCGGTAGTGTTATGGATTGGTCGTGATTTTTTTATCAATGCCTGGAAGCAAACCAAAAACAAATCTGCTAATATGGATACTTTAGTAGCGTTGAGCACTGGTATCGCCTATCTGTTCAGTGTTTTCAATATGGTATTTATGGATTTCTGGATGGCAAGAGGCATTCACCCCCACGTGTATTTTGAAGCTGCAGCGGTTATTATAGCCTTCATTCTTTTAGGTAAGTTATTAGAAGAAAAAGCAAAAGGAAATACTTCGACTGCTATCAAAAAATTGATGGGATTACAGCCTAAAACCGTTATCGTCATTCAAAAAGATGGTACAGAAAAACAAACGGCTATTGAAGATGTGAATGCTGGTGATATTATTTTAGTAAAGCCAGGTGAGAAAATTGCTGTGGACGGAATGGTGATATCTGGTAACTCTTATGTAGATGAAAGTATGTTGAGTGGCGAACCCGTTCCTGTATTGAAAAAAGAGAAAGAAAAAGTATTTGCAGGAACCATCAATCAAAAAGGTAGCTTCCAATTTGAGGCGGTGAAAGTGGGTAAAGAAACTATGCTTGCACAAATCATCAGAATGGTGCAAGATGCGCAAGGTAGTAAAGCTCCAGTGCAAAAATTAGTTGATAAAATTGCAGGTATTTTCGTTCCTGTAGTAATTGGTATCGCCATTTTGACTTTCGTTTTATGGTTGATTTTAGGCGGAGACAATGGAGTTGTACAAGGTCTGTTAGCCGCCGTTACGGTATTGGTTATTGCCTGTCCTTGTGCTTTAGGATTAGCTACTCCAACTGCGATAATGGTAGGCGTTGGTAAAGGTGCAGAGAAAGGTATCTTGATTAAAGATGCTGAAAGTTTGGAATTGGCTAAAAAAGTGCAAGCTATCATTTTAGATAAAACAGGAACCATTACCGAGGGTAAGCCAGAAGTAACCGGTATTACGTGGTTGAATAATGATGATACTACTAAGAATATTTTGTTGAGTATTGAAAAACAATCAGAGCATCCATTAGCGGAAGCGGTAGTAAAAAACTTAGAAGGTACATCAACCGTAAGTTTGAGTGGATTTGACAGTATTACAGGTAAAGGTGCAAAAGCCGACTACAATAACGAAACTTACTATGTTGGAAACAAAAAGTTATTGTTTGAAAATAACATTAGTATTCCTACTCAGTTACAATCTCAAGCTGATGAATGGGGTAAAGAATCTAAAACGGTAATTTGGTTTGCCAATAGTAAAGAAGCACTTTCTGTAGTGGCTATTTCTGATAAAATTAAAGAAACTTCAGTAGCCGCAATTAAAGAATTGCAAGGTATGGGTATTGATTTATACATGCTTACAGGCGATAATGAAGCAACAGCAAAAGCTATTGCTGAGCAGACTGGAATTGGTCATTATAAAGCAGAAGTATTACCACATCAGAAAGCAGAATTTGTAAAAGAACTACAGGCCCAAGGCAAAGTAGTTGCAATGGTCGGTGACGGTATCAACGATAGTACAGCTTTGGCAACAGCCGATGTAAGTATCGCAATGGGTAAAGGTTCCGATATTGCGATGGACGTAGCAAAAATGACCATCATCTCTTCCGATTTGACTAAGATTCCACAAGCGATCAGATTGTCAAAACAAACAGTAGCTACCATCAAACAAAACTTGTTCTGGGCTTTTATTTACAACCTTATAGGTATTCCAATTGCAGCAGGTATATTGTATCCAATTAATGGTTTCTTATTGAATCCGATGATTGCAGGAGCTGCAATGGCTTTAAGTAGTGTAAGTGTGGTGAGTAACAGCTTGCGCTTGAAGTGGAAGAAGTAA
- a CDS encoding MFS transporter, translating into MKQNIQESALETGLSNHSKTKIKKSPAIVIALAFIVLVFDGYDLVVYGTIVKSILAYEAWGLTTAETGSINSLALVGMAIGSLTVGYLTDLIGRRKVLIGAVTFFSLFMIATALAPTPFLFGIFRFISGLGLGGVIPTAVATTVEFSRAGRKNFNNALMFSGYSMGGIFAALLAIGLVETIGFRGMLGIGALPLITVVPLLLYYLPESPVYLRSKGRIREADTIIAEYGLTPIEPTSPIKKEVQQVEKKRNPLLAIFTGRWALITIVFLLAAISGQILIYGLNTWLPTLLTIAGYSATSALTFLLVTNAGAVAGSLIASPLADKFGAKRVVSAAFAMAGIALFLMALGFSTGDGNGWSMSLTYLLVAVVGFGSIGAQILLNGFIATYYPDATRGTALGTILAVGRIGAAVAIILGGILIASELSNFANFAVWAIPAILGTIIVLSIPNSQK; encoded by the coding sequence ATGAAACAAAATATTCAAGAGAGTGCCCTTGAGACAGGTTTGTCCAATCACTCTAAAACTAAAATAAAAAAATCCCCAGCCATTGTTATTGCATTAGCATTTATCGTCTTAGTATTTGATGGCTATGATTTAGTAGTATACGGAACAATAGTAAAATCTATTCTAGCTTATGAAGCATGGGGGTTAACTACCGCTGAAACAGGCTCTATAAATAGTCTAGCTCTTGTGGGAATGGCAATAGGGTCACTTACTGTTGGCTACCTTACAGATTTAATTGGACGTAGAAAAGTTTTAATTGGAGCAGTCACATTTTTTTCTCTCTTTATGATTGCGACGGCGTTGGCTCCTACACCGTTTCTGTTCGGGATTTTTCGCTTTATTTCTGGTTTAGGTCTCGGTGGTGTAATCCCTACAGCAGTAGCTACAACAGTAGAGTTTTCAAGAGCAGGGCGTAAAAATTTCAATAACGCTTTAATGTTTTCCGGTTATTCTATGGGAGGTATTTTCGCCGCATTGTTGGCTATCGGTTTAGTAGAAACAATTGGTTTCCGTGGAATGTTAGGGATCGGTGCATTGCCATTAATTACCGTTGTACCACTATTACTCTATTATCTCCCTGAAAGTCCGGTATATTTAAGATCAAAAGGTCGCATTAGAGAAGCAGATACAATTATAGCAGAATACGGCTTAACACCCATAGAACCAACTTCGCCAATTAAAAAAGAAGTTCAGCAAGTCGAAAAAAAACGCAATCCTTTATTGGCAATCTTTACAGGCCGCTGGGCATTGATTACAATTGTGTTTTTGCTCGCAGCTATTTCTGGTCAGATTTTAATCTATGGACTTAATACGTGGTTGCCTACGTTATTAACTATTGCAGGTTATTCGGCTACTTCAGCATTAACGTTCTTGTTGGTCACGAATGCTGGAGCAGTAGCAGGTTCGCTAATTGCTTCCCCATTGGCAGACAAGTTCGGAGCAAAAAGAGTTGTTTCAGCGGCATTTGCGATGGCAGGCATTGCATTATTCCTAATGGCTCTTGGCTTTAGTACAGGCGACGGTAATGGATGGTCTATGAGCCTTACTTACCTGCTTGTAGCCGTAGTTGGTTTCGGCTCCATAGGTGCACAAATTTTGTTGAATGGCTTTATCGCTACCTATTATCCCGATGCCACTCGTGGTACAGCTTTAGGTACTATCCTTGCAGTAGGTCGTATAGGTGCAGCAGTTGCAATCATTCTTGGCGGTATTCTTATCGCATCAGAACTATCCAACTTTGCTAATTTCGCAGTATGGGCAATTCCTGCAATTCTTGGTACTATTATCGTATTGAGCATTCCAAATAGTCAAAAGTAA
- a CDS encoding plastocyanin/azurin family copper-binding protein: MKKLVLGLSVIIFTACNNNKKTEQSAQENNQPVLEQATVSTEQANEVELTISGGDDMKFDKTELKVKEGQTVKLILKHTGKAPIEAMGHNVAILAQGTDFNAFANAAINAKDNDYIPKEMEKAVITKTDMIGGGQTTEITFNAPAKGSYDFLCSFPGHYIYMKGKFIVE; this comes from the coding sequence ATGAAAAAGCTAGTTTTAGGCTTGTCAGTAATCATATTTACTGCCTGTAACAATAATAAGAAAACAGAACAAAGTGCACAAGAAAACAATCAGCCTGTATTAGAACAAGCAACTGTCTCGACGGAACAAGCAAACGAAGTTGAGTTGACCATCAGTGGCGGTGATGATATGAAATTTGATAAGACCGAACTTAAAGTAAAAGAAGGACAAACTGTAAAGTTGATTCTTAAGCATACCGGAAAAGCACCAATTGAAGCAATGGGACATAATGTTGCTATTCTTGCACAAGGTACAGACTTCAATGCTTTCGCTAATGCAGCAATCAATGCTAAAGATAATGACTATATTCCAAAAGAAATGGAAAAAGCCGTTATTACCAAAACAGATATGATTGGTGGCGGACAAACTACCGAAATTACTTTTAATGCTCCTGCAAAAGGTTCTTATGATTTTTTATGTTCTTTCCCAGGCCACTACATCTATATGAAGGGTAAGTTCATTGTAGAATAA
- a CDS encoding NADH:flavin oxidoreductase, with protein sequence MNAINPDKVFSPAKLGPITLPNRVIKAATSEGRSPDGKVTQSLIDFHEGFIKGGVGMTTIAYCAISAEGFAAPGEILMVRENISGLKQFTQAMHKAGGKASAQLGHAGPVATKQITGVQPIAPSRFRSPSSFQVCREIGREEMKTIIRQFADAAEVAADANFDAIELHFGHLYLVSSFFSPWINKRKDEYGGSIENRTRFAKEILLAVKERVKDRLAIIVKMSMDDGIKNSIWLDESTQTARILDETGAVDAFELTMGSSVKNQMYLFRGETDLEGMSKTQKGIFRLGVKWFGKLVLGEYPYEHLYMLKSARQFQTVVKKAQLILLGGINDYVHLQTAMQEGFDFVAMGRALLREPDIINKLKDNPLGRGRCIQCNKCMSTVFQTTNCVFIPEYATSSKLPV encoded by the coding sequence ATGAATGCAATTAATCCTGATAAAGTATTTTCACCCGCAAAATTAGGACCCATTACTCTTCCGAATCGGGTTATAAAAGCGGCAACCAGTGAAGGCAGAAGCCCTGACGGAAAAGTTACACAATCATTAATAGACTTTCATGAGGGCTTTATAAAAGGAGGGGTTGGTATGACAACTATTGCCTACTGCGCTATTTCCGCAGAAGGTTTTGCAGCACCGGGAGAAATTTTGATGGTTCGTGAAAATATTTCAGGCCTCAAACAATTTACACAGGCGATGCATAAGGCTGGCGGAAAAGCCTCCGCACAGTTAGGGCATGCCGGTCCCGTAGCCACCAAACAAATCACAGGTGTACAACCAATTGCTCCGTCAAGGTTTAGAAGTCCTTCTAGTTTTCAGGTTTGTCGTGAAATCGGCCGAGAGGAAATGAAAACCATTATCAGGCAATTTGCGGATGCCGCAGAAGTTGCTGCCGATGCCAATTTTGATGCGATCGAACTTCATTTTGGGCATTTGTATCTGGTATCTTCTTTTTTCAGTCCTTGGATCAACAAAAGAAAAGATGAATATGGCGGTTCTATTGAAAATCGTACACGTTTTGCAAAAGAAATCCTTCTTGCCGTAAAAGAAAGGGTGAAAGACCGTTTGGCAATTATTGTTAAAATGTCTATGGATGATGGTATTAAAAACTCAATCTGGTTAGATGAGTCCACACAAACAGCAAGAATTCTGGACGAAACAGGCGCTGTTGATGCGTTTGAGCTAACGATGGGATCTTCGGTAAAAAATCAAATGTATCTGTTCAGAGGTGAAACTGATTTAGAGGGCATGTCAAAAACACAGAAAGGAATTTTCAGATTGGGGGTAAAATGGTTTGGAAAATTAGTGTTAGGTGAATACCCGTACGAACATCTTTATATGCTTAAATCGGCTCGGCAATTCCAGACAGTAGTGAAAAAAGCTCAACTGATTTTGTTGGGAGGAATTAATGATTATGTGCATTTGCAAACGGCTATGCAGGAAGGTTTTGACTTTGTTGCGATGGGAAGGGCATTACTTCGCGAGCCCGATATCATCAATAAATTAAAAGATAATCCGTTGGGAAGAGGAAGATGTATTCAATGCAATAAATGTATGTCTACTGTTTTTCAGACAACCAACTGTGTTTTTATACCCGAATACGCTACTTCGTCTAAACTACCTGTATAA
- a CDS encoding iron-sulfur cluster-binding domain-containing protein, with translation MKKYTWRTHKTVKETQDTLTIYFETDQQQFSYLPGQYLNIRCNIDGEMVIRSYSFSSKPSDPNPAITVKRVTGGKMSNYIFENADQIEIWEIEAPFGNFVLEDTIAAQSKIVLLAGGSGIAPLFSMLNSIDSSRQIPLLIYSNKTPSETIFYNELETLEINESLEICYSFTAPEFISTKINHIAGRFSLLVLRSIIKRLVPEINDAHYYICGPTGLMDLYKNALTGLNIPEENIHLEYFDLVPVDVGDLETDGVVKDVIVNYYEDYYENDEKQTYECTSLIEVQPKQSLLDAMKEHHIKVASSCKNGTCGACWAVKTDGEVRMLHNGALTEQDIAEGIILLCQSYPTNADVCVTVS, from the coding sequence ATGAAGAAATATACGTGGCGAACCCATAAAACTGTGAAGGAAACACAGGATACTCTGACCATATACTTTGAAACCGATCAACAACAATTTTCCTATTTGCCGGGTCAGTATCTAAATATCAGATGCAACATAGATGGAGAGATGGTAATTCGCTCGTATTCATTTAGTTCCAAACCCTCAGATCCTAATCCAGCTATTACCGTAAAAAGAGTAACTGGAGGAAAAATGAGCAACTATATTTTTGAAAATGCAGACCAAATAGAAATATGGGAAATCGAAGCACCGTTTGGGAATTTTGTTTTGGAAGATACAATAGCTGCACAATCCAAAATAGTCCTGTTGGCCGGTGGTAGCGGTATCGCACCTTTATTCTCTATGCTCAATAGTATTGATAGTAGTCGTCAAATTCCCTTACTGATATACAGTAATAAAACGCCCAGTGAAACTATTTTTTATAATGAACTGGAAACTTTAGAGATAAATGAAAGTCTCGAAATATGCTATTCCTTTACTGCCCCCGAATTTATCTCTACTAAAATCAATCATATTGCAGGACGATTCTCTCTATTGGTACTTCGTTCCATAATCAAAAGACTTGTTCCTGAAATAAACGACGCCCATTACTACATTTGTGGACCTACCGGCTTAATGGATTTATATAAAAATGCCTTAACAGGACTGAATATTCCAGAAGAAAATATTCATTTGGAATATTTCGACCTAGTTCCAGTTGATGTGGGAGATTTGGAAACTGACGGTGTTGTAAAAGATGTGATTGTAAATTACTATGAGGACTACTACGAGAATGATGAAAAGCAGACCTATGAATGCACATCACTCATTGAGGTGCAGCCGAAGCAATCTCTTTTGGATGCAATGAAAGAGCATCATATCAAAGTAGCGAGTTCCTGCAAAAACGGAACCTGTGGGGCTTGTTGGGCAGTAAAAACAGATGGCGAAGTACGGATGCTCCATAATGGGGCTCTGACAGAACAGGATATTGCCGAGGGAATAATTTTATTGTGCCAAAGCTATCCGACAAATGCGGATGTATGTGTAACTGTATCGTGA
- a CDS encoding helix-turn-helix domain-containing protein, with protein MGTLFIKNMVCNRCILVVQNELDKLGLEASNIKLGEVSLVKDLTTKEREAIESALDPLGFQVIDDKKSRMIEKIKNVIIELVHHQDNDVKTNLSDVLSDALHNDYNYLSNLFSDIEGTTIEKYFIAQKVEKVKELLVYDELSLSEIADRMNYSSVAYLSNQFKKVTGLTPSHFKQIREDKRKPLDEV; from the coding sequence ATGGGGACATTGTTTATAAAAAATATGGTCTGCAACCGCTGTATTCTCGTTGTTCAGAACGAACTCGATAAGCTCGGTTTAGAGGCTAGTAATATAAAATTGGGAGAAGTTTCTCTCGTGAAAGATCTGACTACAAAAGAACGAGAAGCAATAGAAAGTGCGTTAGATCCCTTAGGTTTTCAGGTCATTGATGACAAGAAAAGTCGCATGATTGAGAAGATAAAAAACGTTATCATTGAATTGGTACATCATCAGGACAATGACGTAAAAACAAATCTTTCCGATGTTTTAAGTGATGCATTACATAATGATTATAATTATCTTTCTAATTTGTTTTCTGATATTGAGGGTACAACTATTGAAAAATATTTTATAGCTCAAAAAGTAGAAAAAGTGAAAGAACTTTTAGTTTATGATGAGTTATCATTAAGTGAAATTGCCGATCGCATGAACTATTCAAGTGTGGCTTATCTAAGTAATCAGTTCAAGAAGGTAACAGGTCTTACACCTAGCCATTTTAAACAAATTCGAGAAGACAAACGTAAGCCTTTAGACGAGGTTTAA
- a CDS encoding helix-turn-helix domain-containing protein produces the protein MNIDRMEFISWMERIMDRFDMLGDNINDLKKKRNTIDGEELLDNQDILQMLKVSNRSLQRYRSIGKLPYYTISGKLYYKLSDVHQFIRESFNK, from the coding sequence ATGAATATTGATAGAATGGAATTTATATCGTGGATGGAACGCATCATGGACAGATTTGATATGTTGGGCGACAATATTAACGATTTAAAAAAGAAACGAAATACCATTGATGGAGAGGAACTACTCGACAATCAGGATATTTTGCAAATGCTGAAAGTCAGTAATCGTTCTCTGCAACGTTATCGCTCTATTGGGAAGCTCCCATATTACACGATTAGCGGGAAATTGTATTATAAATTATCAGATGTACATCAGTTTATCAGAGAGAGCTTTAATAAATAG
- a CDS encoding RteC domain-containing protein — MRKSINNIVSEIQEQERKLSVTCSGLIEEAFQMTVFLQELLVSAKEYVLSSGFENEAKEIEFFKMTKPQILGKLIYYNKLYRIETSCPVNNGKIYRNYFSKHLTELKIEFREHICNSHFYRYYRSGRIDKDQEYFKRGQINYLEGLNSYVFEIDPLFSTYYDYKLARILSNDLLYAYLLTKISPEENSDTFFSSTSEIKELSWTDSKNALIELTYALYASGAISDGKLGIRKLTAISQVLFRIPLTDVHHAFHRMKTRAGSRTLFLDQLKQALEEYMDKDL, encoded by the coding sequence ATGAGAAAGTCAATAAACAATATTGTTAGCGAAATTCAGGAACAAGAACGGAAACTCTCAGTCACGTGCTCGGGACTAATTGAAGAAGCTTTTCAAATGACGGTCTTTCTTCAGGAGCTATTGGTTTCGGCAAAAGAATATGTGTTAAGTTCGGGATTTGAGAACGAGGCAAAAGAGATTGAATTCTTTAAAATGACTAAGCCCCAAATCCTCGGAAAGCTAATTTACTATAATAAACTGTACCGGATAGAAACCTCGTGCCCGGTCAATAATGGAAAAATCTACCGCAACTATTTCTCGAAACATTTAACAGAGCTGAAGATTGAGTTCAGGGAACATATCTGCAATTCCCACTTTTACCGATACTACCGTTCAGGCAGAATAGATAAAGATCAAGAATATTTTAAACGGGGGCAGATAAATTACCTCGAAGGGCTTAATAGTTATGTGTTTGAAATCGACCCGCTTTTCTCAACCTATTACGATTACAAATTAGCTCGTATTCTCTCCAACGACCTGTTATATGCCTACCTCTTAACCAAAATCAGTCCCGAAGAAAACTCTGATACATTTTTCAGCAGCACCAGCGAAATTAAAGAGCTATCTTGGACGGACAGCAAGAATGCTTTGATTGAGCTAACGTATGCCCTATACGCATCTGGTGCTATTTCGGACGGTAAGTTAGGCATCCGGAAGCTCACTGCTATTTCACAAGTGTTGTTTCGAATACCACTGACCGATGTGCATCACGCATTCCACCGGATGAAAACCCGTGCAGGTTCTCGAACCTTGTTTTTAGATCAGTTGAAACAGGCATTGGAAGAATATATGGATAAAGACTTATAA
- a CDS encoding cation diffusion facilitator family transporter codes for MGQEHNHSHSANKKTLTISLVIITVYMAVEVVGGFLTNSLALLADAGHMLSDAISLFIALMAFKFSSKIADYAKTYGYKRFEILAAVINGATLILISGYIIYEAVERFQSPPEIQSSGMLIVAFIGLLVNILVAWIMMRGADVKENLNMRGAYLHVISDMLGSVGAIIAALLIMFFGWGWADPLASIIVSVLVLRSGYLVTKSSVHVLMEGTPDNIEIEKVTEEILKTEGVQAIHDLHIWTITSGLNALTCHAVVDEQMTIGQSETLLRKIEHELEHLGINHVTIQLETPQHQHDNSILCNVKAVPSAHDHQH; via the coding sequence ATGGGACAAGAGCATAACCACTCGCATAGCGCAAACAAAAAGACGCTAACCATTAGTTTGGTGATTATTACAGTTTATATGGCTGTAGAAGTTGTGGGAGGGTTTTTGACAAATAGTCTTGCTTTATTAGCGGATGCTGGACACATGTTAAGTGATGCCATTTCACTATTCATTGCATTAATGGCTTTTAAATTCAGTAGCAAAATAGCCGATTATGCTAAAACCTATGGATATAAACGCTTTGAAATATTGGCAGCCGTTATCAACGGTGCAACACTAATATTGATTTCTGGATATATTATCTATGAGGCTGTTGAACGTTTTCAGAGTCCGCCAGAAATCCAGTCTAGCGGAATGTTGATTGTAGCATTTATAGGATTACTGGTTAATATCTTAGTGGCCTGGATAATGATGCGTGGAGCGGATGTAAAAGAAAACCTCAATATGCGTGGTGCCTATCTGCATGTCATCAGTGATATGCTAGGATCTGTAGGGGCAATTATCGCAGCCTTACTTATTATGTTTTTCGGATGGGGTTGGGCAGATCCTTTAGCAAGTATTATCGTCTCTGTCTTGGTTTTAAGAAGTGGATATCTGGTTACCAAATCATCTGTTCATGTATTGATGGAAGGGACACCCGATAATATCGAAATTGAGAAGGTAACAGAAGAAATCTTAAAAACCGAGGGTGTCCAAGCTATTCACGATTTGCATATTTGGACAATTACAAGTGGGTTAAATGCGCTTACTTGTCACGCTGTGGTAGATGAACAAATGACAATTGGTCAAAGTGAGACACTTCTTCGGAAAATAGAACATGAATTGGAACATTTAGGTATTAATCACGTAACTATTCAATTAGAGACACCCCAACATCAACATGATAATTCAATATTATGTAATGTAAAAGCTGTTCCTTCAGCACATGACCATCAGCATTAA